AATAATGTTGAATGCTGAGAGTTACTCCATCTCTACAACTGCAAAATCTCTTAACAAAATCTAACCatgcaaacacggcgagaatgtgaaaacttcacatggacagtgacctagagccaggatcgaacctgggacctcggcgccgtgaggcagcaatgctaaccactgtgccaccgtgttgccctgcaTCAATCTGCACTTGCAGATTCTTTCCAGACCATTACAGTAGCAACCACATCAAAAATCTATCAAGTAGCGATGACCTAAAAGGCGTATATAAATCTCACTGAATAAAACTTTTTCCTGTGCCTTCAGCGAGTACTAAATTGGCTTTAGGACCTGAGCTGAAAGGTCCACTGATGAAGTCTTTTGTCCGTTTACTTCCGAAATGACTGGCTTTCTGCAGGGTTTGTATGGTTTCGAAattgtaaaatattttccaatgATGTGAATAACTATTTCTTTCAGAAAGAGCAAATACCACAGAACTGACTCCTGTGACGACCATGCTATCTTCAAATTCCACTGCAGTAGGGGGATTACAAACACTTCAGACATCAGAACAAAATGTGCTAAATGAAAGCACCACCTCAACGACTTCTGGCCCTGAGGGAAATTCCATGTCATCCATTGTTATGACATCCAATACAAGCCTTTCAACAAGCACCCCAGATATTTCAATACCCAGTGTTACATCGTCGTCAACTGAGAAAAATGCGAGTACCACTGAAATGCAAACCACGCTTTCAAACGCAACACTTATCACCGCAGGTTCTCCTGTTACAGCTACACTACCAGAGACTCCACAAACGGTGGCCACAACCGAGATGCTAACCAACACTACATCGAATTTCACCCAAACTGCAACACTGGATCACACCACCTTTGCTCCAACACTTCAGAATGCATCGACCAGCATACCAGCTACTAGTGGAGATGTGAACGTTACTGTGTCAACCGGAGGTTCCACAAATGAAACATCGGCGGTGGTTACGCCAAACGTTACATCAGCCAACACATCTTCAACGATTGAAACCAGTATAAACGCAACGGTGTCAGTGACTGCTACAATGCCAATGAGTGCTACAAATGAGGCGATGACTCACAGTACAGAAGTTTCCAATTCTACTTGGTCCACAGCACAGTCTCCAAAGACCTCGGCAACACCGGCTGCAGGTAAAGTGCAAATATTTTTCTCAGTGTAATAAACGGCTTTGCTTAATTTTGATAGAAAGCAGACTGATTAATTTGGGGTTAGCATTTTAGTGCACTTCATTAGTGTTTGCAATGATTGGCTCTTTGGATGACATGCATTACACATTGGGCAGCGTTGATGGCCCAAGGACCTGTCAAATAACTGTACATAAGATGGACTTAAAATGTCTTTATTGGCATAGCTGGTTGTTGATTATAACTTCCTCCGGTCAGGTGTTGGTGCTCTCAAAGTTAGCATTTATTTtgacttgaccttgaaacttgtcaGCCATAATGACCTTAATGTCTACTCGGTGTATAGTAAATATCCGAGTTGTGGTGAAAACGTTACTGGTAAGGTGTGTGAGCAATCATCGACTTTGTCAGATAAAACCTCAATATAGAGTCTATTTGGAATAAGAACTGTCCCAGTTTCCTGGTTTAAAGTTAAATCTAGGAAAAGCAAACTTGATGATGGGAAGGGGTGAATAAGGGACAATATCTCGAGAAAAGTGATTTGATagtcagtgtttttaaaaaataaatttagagtaccctaacccaaattcattttttccaattaaggggcaatttggtgtggccaatcccccaaccctacacatccttgggttgtgggggcgaaacccacgcaaacactgggagaatgtgcaaactccacatggacagtgacccagggccgggatcgaacctgggactgggggccatgaggcagcagtgctgaccaccgcGCCGCCCTGAAAATCGATCTTAAATTCTGAATCATGGATTGCCCTTGTGAATATTAAGAAAATCAGAGGTCAATAAAGAATGAAGGAGACATTGGCATTTTGTTTTCATAAACTAATCTTGTTTAGGACCTCCTAATGGAAAGTGGAATTTTCCATCAAGTGCTTGTGATGGCTACTGCTGTGAAATAGTTTATGTTGTATAAATAAGCATCTGATTTATTTACAGATCTGAAAACCTCTGCTTTCCATCTTGTTCAGTAAAGCTATTTAATTTTATGCTCCAAGGTTATTTCTTTCCCCACTTGGGCCAACTCTCTGGCCACATGCTGACATAACTCAAGGGCGTGGTTCTTTGTGTCGCACTTGGTAAGATTTTACCTGGTCATCTTCCTAATAGCGCAAGGTACAACTGGGAATCTCTGACGACACACAAAATGCAGGTCAACTAATTAATTGTGTTGGAGAATAACTGCAAAAGCAGAGATTTTCCATCTTAAACGTATTTATCTCGAGAGCTATCAGTAAATTATTCAAACAGCATGTGGAAATGAACTGCTGGACTAGTGGAGGCAAAATCTCTGGAACAGTGGAAGAAACAGTTGGAGTATGACAGTGAGGGAAACATTGTAATCTCTAGATAAATACATTTAAgataggtggcatggtggcacagtggttagcactgctgtctcatggcggcgaggacccggtttcgatcccgaccccagggtcactgtgcgtgtggagttggcacattctccccgtgtctgcatgggtctcacccccacaacaaagaagtgcagggtaggtggattggcctcgctaaattgccccttaattggaaaacatttttaaaagtgtgTTTTAGATGGATATCTTGTGATCTTGGAAAAATGTTGCTTGCGCAGTTACACTCCACAATTAATTAGTTGAGTTGCATTTTGTGTGTGGTTCAGAGATTCCCAGTTGTACCTTGCACTATTAATAAATTGACCGGGTAAAATGTTGCAAGTACTATACAAAGGAGCCCTGACTTTGGGTTATGCCAGGATGTGACCAGAGAGTTGGCCCAAGTTTTGGATAAAGACTTGGTTTCAAGCTTCAGTTCTAGTTCAGGATACAGAAGGTAAAATGGGTGGTTGAAAATATGAACCTGAAtcccttctcggccttttggctaagattgagcTTGAGGTtgggtgtaatgcctggatctatgtctctcttgtggggaccatgaattggaatcAATGTGAATTGGTATTTGGAGCAGCAACGAGCTGGATAGAGAGTGGACAGtgtccctgtccactctgcactttggctttgtaactctgataaaggaatttaaaaaaaaagaaaataggaaCCAGAATATCCTCCTCATATGATCAGCAGCATTATGCCTGAACTGGAGTTGGTGTAATGGTCAGCTTTTGATGAAGACTCAAAatattagctctgttctctccgtacagatgctgtcagacatgccGATATTCtctagcattttatgtttttatttccgattccagcatctgcagtaatttgctttcaccttGGTCTAaaagtgtgtttttaaaaaaaatgtctgtTCTAAAACCATGACAGagctgttattttttaaaaataaatttagagtacccaattaattttttttacaattaagggacaatttagcatggccaatccacctaacctgcacatctttgggttgtgggggtgaaacccacgcagacatggggagaatgtgcaaactccacacggacagtgacccagggccgggattcaaacctgggtcctcagcgtcgcagtcccagtgctatccactgtgccacatgccgccctgacaGAGCTGTTATTTAAGCGATTGCTGAAGCATGAAAGAGAATCTCCTTGCTGCACTTGTTATCCATTTTGCGATCAGCTCTTGTAACTAAAGTTGACAATGGGTTAATGGGCCTgggtaaaaaaaaatttaatttttataaatttagagtatcgaattcattttttccaattaaggggcaattttagcctggccaattcacctaccctgcacatcattttgggttgagggggcaaaacccacgcaaacacagtgacccagagcaaggatcgaacctgggacctcggcgccgtgaggcagtaatgctaaccactgtgccaccgtgctgcccatggtcctGGATAAATTTACTTCCCATTGTTAAAATCCATAGAACTACCCTATAATTACATTTGATAAATCGTGCAATAAATGCTTGTAAGCTGTTTTTCTTCTAATCCAAAGCTTTTGATTATTTGAGTTCGAAAACATAAAGATGTGACTTTGCTTGATTATGGATTTATTCTGCGAATAATACATGTTGATATTGCTTATTTATTTTGACTTCCAGATCATTGTACAAATGCAATCTGTCCTCCAGGCACTAaatgtgtgaatattttcatGTCGTATAAGTGTCAATGTCCGCCTGGGTTCTTTAACGTCGTGGCTGGCTGTACAGCAGGTAAAAAGGAATTATCAATGCTATAGTTTTGTGATAACATCCACACCAAACTCTCGATGCACATAAACTATTTTTATATTACATGAGACCCAAGCTAGTATCTAGGGCGAAATTctcaaccccccgcagggtcggagaatcgcccgggatcggcgaaaatcccgcccccgccgtggccggaattctccgccacccggaaattccccctgcggcgattccccggcccgcgatgggccggagTCCCGCCGTTGAGAGGCCTCtctcgccgccgtggtttcaaccacctctggtggtggcgggattggcggcgcgagcgggcccccggggtcctgggggggggggggcaatcggacccggggggtgcccccacggtggccaggcccgtgatcggggcccaccgatcagcgggcgggccagtaccatggggcactctttttcttccgccgccgccacggcctccaccatggcggaggcggaagagaaccccccctaccgcgcatgcgccggtggtgacgtcagcggcagctgacgcaccggcgcgaaccggcgaaggcctttcggccagccccggagccggccggccggcgtcaaaggccattggcgccggttttggcaccagtcggcgtggcgccaaccactccggcgcaggcctagcccccaaaggtgcggagaaggttggggaggcccgatgccggagtggttggcgccactccgctacgccgggaccccccgccggttaggggagaatcccggccctgatgtctTGCATCTTGCAGCTGAGAAGAAACCTGACAAGATTTGCTAATACCCCAATAGAGTCTGATGTATAAGCAGCTTAAGATTTCGCGCATTGGGAGTAAAGCATGATATATTTATATTGAGGAGTTGTTTGCTTGTGTTGTTGTGCAGTGTCTACCATACTCTTAGCTGTCCTGGATgtacttttgttttataaatttagagtacccaattcattttttccaattaagggacaatttagcatggccaatccacccaccctgcacatatttgggttgtgggggcaaaacccacgcaaacacggggagaatgtgaaaactccacacgggcagcaatgctaaccactgcgccaccgtgctgccctttggatgTACTTTTCAAAAAACAACTAGATACATAAGCTTGCTCCATGCTGTAGGACGGCTACTACTTTGATTTCTTCTGCAATGCTCTGCATTATGCATATTAAATTGCTGATTCTAATTAATAAGAAGCAATTATCAATACTCATTTTCTACCCACTGATTGCCGTCAATTTATACATCAGCAAGAACAAAAGTATTTCACCAGTATTTCCTTTAAGCCACTTTGTGATCTTATTGGTATGCCCAAGGGTTTATGTGTGTTTGTCCTTCCTGCACTAATGGAAACTAATTTAAGATAAGTGGTGGAACAGAATCATTGGAATTGAAGCCTCCCCCTTTGACCAGGACAAGAGTAACTTGTTTCGGGTGAAAGTGGGTTAAATAAAGTAAATCTGTCTGCGAAGGtacgggctggaattctccggccattgagattctctgggcgcgattctccgcaaatgcggagagttgtaaaggctgcgcggaagctgccgtgaaacacggccagtttcgcgGCAGCCTTTACGGTGTGAACTGTACGGCGCGGGATCGGTGGCTtccctcaacgtgccggccccgacgcaacatggcgcgggagttcaggggccggtgcggaagaaaataggcccggtgAGTGagtggccagcccgccgattggtgggccccgatcgcagggcaggccccatcggaggcccccccccccccccccacacatacaggctgcccccccctccccaacccgacCCTGCCGgctgcaaccaggtgtggacggcgccgacgggactctgcctttttagagcggccgctcggcccatcccgggctgagaatcggcggcctggccgcGTACAGCTGCCCacgaccggtgccgcgccaatatcggcggcgccaatggtgccgattctccactctgcagagaattgcgtgccgatgtcagggcggcgtggcccggttgtggggattctcccgcctggccccgggctgggagaatcctgcccgttgtcCTTCAACTTAGATTTTTACCTCACTTGAATGGAGTCTATCTCACTGTTCTCCtagcaaaactttttttttgaaaaagcagCAGAATCCAGGTAAGCTGCCTAATCCTTATCTTCAACTAATGCTTgggttgtggcacagtggttagcactgctgtctcatggtgctgaggacccgggttcgatcctggctcactgtccgtgtagtgtttacacattctacccgtgtctgcgtgggtctcacccccacaacccaaagaagtgcagggtaggtggattggccactctaaattgatcCTTAAATGGAAAATAAACCTTCAACTAATGCCACCAAAATGGATTGGCTGCCGTTTGCCTACATTTCTAAAGGACATAATTGCCTGTCAAGTCCTTCAGGGTAACGAGGAAATGGAAGTTGCTGTATCAATGCTGTATcgatgattagcactgttgcttcacagcaccagggacccgggttcgagtcccagcTTGGATTACagtcggtgcagagtctgcacgttctccctgtgtgggtttcctcgaggtgccctggtttcctcccacaagttctgaaagacgtgcttgttaggtgaattggacattctgaattctccctcaatgtacctgaacaggcaccagagtgtggcgactaaggaattttcacagtaacgtcgttgcagtgttaatgtaagcctacttgcaacgctaagaaagattattattattagatgttaTATTGTTCAATCTCATAATCTCCATCATACTCCATTTTATCCATTCCATGAAGGGCCTGTATGCAGCAGATGTCCTTCTCTCCCTTGTGCAGTCATTTTCACCGATGTTAAGCAAGATAATTATTTCCTGTTGCCTTTAACAACTCTGTACATTTTAAATCTATTTATGGAACATTTTCCTCCTCCTTTCTGTTTGTGGGTTAAGTTAGCTGGCAAACTGAAAATGACAATAACAGGAATTCACAGCCCATAATCTCTCACTTCCCCATGGATTCAGACCAGAGCTCAGGAAGGCAATCTGTTTGGCTATGGCTTTTTAATTGGCGTGATTGAATACTTATACTAACTGTCCAGGTGAGGTGGTTATTATGCCAATGTTTTATTTCCACGTCTCTTTCTTTCTAGTGAGAATCTTCCCTGGAATTTTGCACTTACAAAATGCTACTTTTACGGATGACCTGAAAGAAATAAACTCAAGGGCATTCTATGAAAtggcaacaaaaacagaaaaagaggTTGGTTAACCATCCAGCAAGTTTAACTATTTTTTCCTCAATTCATATTGGTTGTCTGTGTCAGCTACCTGCACAACACTGCAATTTGGGTTTATTTGTCCAAGGCATTCTCTGAGTATGGAGAATTGATCCCCTTTTGAGATGGAACTTCAAAGTATAGTCACCAGTTGCAAATCTCCTTCTATGGTTGTAGAAGAACCCCAGATTTGCAGCCTGTTCACTGTCCTGTCCTCCAGCGTGAGTTACAGGGCTACTTGTCATGACAGAAAACTTggattcgccagtctggaggagctaagggacaggGTAGAGCTGCAGagtggggagtgagttcaggcatctgcaggttagggactttgcgcgaaaggtctggaaggggttccctaggttgccggcatacaccctgctggagcaactgctgcttccggacaTGGAACGGGAGGgaggaattggggatatatacaagtggctgaggGGACAGGGAGTTGAGTGAGTGGCAAAGAtcgaggagaaatgggaaggggagttgggaggggagatcaattggggagtatcgagtgaggcactgcgtagcatAAACGGGACCTCTTGTGTAAGGATGAGCCTGTTACAGTTTAAGGCGttgcacaggatgcatatgactcgggtgagaatgaatgggttcttccagggggtagcagatgagtgtgagaggtgagggcggaggccagcgaatcacgcacacgAGTCTTGCTGTTGCAACAAATTGGCAAGATTCTGAGAGGGAGTGCTCAcgcgcggtcttagccaggatagtggaggaggaggtagactatgtttggggtttcagagaagccggagctcatggagaggaggaaggctgatgcctTCGCCTCTTTGATTGCATGGCAGCAAATTTTACTGGAGTAGTGGCAGGCATTGCCACCGGGGctagcggcttggttgggcgaCCAATACGACTTGGTGCAGTTGGAGAGGATATAATGAGTTTAGGGGCTCTGCAGAggcgtttgagaaaaggtggggggtatttgtgaccatgtttgaggagctgttcgtcacaagggaagagggggggggtggaaaaggggaaacatttgtacagactgtatagttgattgctgggaagtatgttacctggggtgtttatgtgttgtaacctgttttgatacatgtttgtaataaagtacattttgTTTGATTAAAAATGACTGAAAACTTGAGGTTTGCCCAAAAGCACTGCCCAGATAGGGAATCGTGAACACAAATAAATCGCACCTGGCATCAAGTGTTGAAATGCTCCTGCTAGCTAACCTCTCCTCAATTAGTTGAGCTCCAATAAGGGGACATCCTGCCGGGATTAGTTTATTGATCCACTGACCAAACGTGTTTAATTGACAGGTGGAACCTTTTGTTGTCATGGCTGAATTGAATAGGGAAGAGAAACAGGAGCTGCTTTTTTTTTGAAGTGCCATTTTTGTGTTTACGTAAAGCTGAGAAATGTACATTGCCATGATTTATTTTTTTAGTAATATGGTGACCTGAAGCGTTCAGATTGGTTTACTTGCTTTTCACATGGAATTttgtatttttttataaatttagagtacccaattcattttttccaattaaggggcaattcagtgtggccattcCATCCACCCATCCCCGGGCCGGGGGGGGCAaaatccatgcacacacagggagaatgtgcaaacaccacacggacagtgacccagagccgggattgaaccccggaccccagcaccgtgaggcagcatagg
The DNA window shown above is from Scyliorhinus canicula chromosome 19, sScyCan1.1, whole genome shotgun sequence and carries:
- the LOC119953886 gene encoding protein HEG-like isoform X1 produces the protein MAMIIHGVSLTCLLSLICYITVQAQNSSNATTERANTTELTPVTTMLSSNSTAVGGLQTLQTSEQNVLNESTTSTTSGPEGNSMSSIVMTSNTSLSTSTPDISIPSVTSSSTEKNASTTEMQTTLSNATLITAGSPVTATLPETPQTVATTEMLTNTTSNFTQTATLDHTTFAPTLQNASTSIPATSGDVNVTVSTGGSTNETSAVVTPNVTSANTSSTIETSINATVSVTATMPMSATNEAMTHSTEVSNSTWSTAQSPKTSATPAADHCTNAICPPGTKCVNIFMSYKCQCPPGFFNVVAGCTAVRIFPGILHLQNATFTDDLKEINSRAFYEMATKTEKEMKGFFKNITFYYKSVVRKFTKGSINVFVDNVFEVSSTATKESVSTVIRNGIEKCTSCDLISRADTFNAVGSVCSLNPCDNSTSQCKANNGIAICNCMPGYFKYLPSDRSCKACLSGFKFENGTCVKCPFGYGGFNCDKSYLLVVVVVSCVLGGIILLLLLALITTCLRSKSGSCSSSSGSHDYVMWPKSEMPKIPRATMHWDGNQLEMQENGSTSSLNDIHRDGRTPEKNDDLKTFKGKQQSRYTYLCQGQENPYYVSDEKKPEFL
- the LOC119953886 gene encoding protein HEG-like isoform X3; the protein is MLSSNSTAVGGLQTLQTSEQNVLNESTTSTTSGPEGNSMSSIVMTSNTSLSTSTPDISIPSVTSSSTEKNASTTEMQTTLSNATLITAGSPVTATLPETPQTVATTEMLTNTTSNFTQTATLDHTTFAPTLQNASTSIPATSGDVNVTVSTGGSTNETSAVVTPNVTSANTSSTIETSINATVSVTATMPMSATNEAMTHSTEVSNSTWSTAQSPKTSATPAADHCTNAICPPGTKCVNIFMSYKCQCPPGFFNVVAGCTAVRIFPGILHLQNATFTDDLKEINSRAFYEMATKTEKEMKGFFKNITFYYKSVVRKFTKGSINVFVDNVFEVSSTATKESVSTVIRNGIEKCTSCDLISRADTFNAVGSVCSLNPCDNSTSQCKANNGIAICNCMPGYFKYLPSDRSCKACLSGFKFENGTCVKCPFGYGGFNCDKSYLLVVVVVSCVLGGIILLLLLALITTCLRSKSGSCSSSSGSHDYVMWPKSEMPKIPRATMHWDGNQLEMQENGSTSSLNDIHRDGRTPEKNDDLKTFKGKQQSRYTYLCQGQENPYYVSDEKKPEFL
- the LOC119953886 gene encoding protein HEG-like isoform X2 encodes the protein MAMIIHGVSLTCLLSLICYITVQAQNSSNATTERANTTELTPVTTMLSSNSTAVGGLQTLQTSEQNVLNESTTSTTSGPEGNSMSSIVMTSNTSLSTSTPDISIPSVTSSSTEKNASTTEMQTTLSNATLITAGSPVTATLPETPQTVATTEMLTNTTSNFTQTATLDHTTFAPTLQNASTSIPATSGDVNVTVSTGGSTNETSAVVTPNVTSANTSSTIETSINATVSVTATMPMSATNEAMTHSTEVSNSTWSTAQSPKTSATPAADHCTNAICPPGTKCVNIFMSYKCQCPPGFFNVVAGCTAVRIFPGILHLQNATFTDDLKEINSRAFYEMATKTEKEMKGFFKNITFYYKSVVRKFTKGSINVFVDNVFEVSSTATKESVSTVIRNGIEKCTSCDLISRADTFNVGSVCSLNPCDNSTSQCKANNGIAICNCMPGYFKYLPSDRSCKACLSGFKFENGTCVKCPFGYGGFNCDKSYLLVVVVVSCVLGGIILLLLLALITTCLRSKSGSCSSSSGSHDYVMWPKSEMPKIPRATMHWDGNQLEMQENGSTSSLNDIHRDGRTPEKNDDLKTFKGKQQSRYTYLCQGQENPYYVSDEKKPEFL